In Dermatophilus congolensis, a genomic segment contains:
- a CDS encoding MFS transporter: MSDIAVPSAHPTALQQIDSRPLTRNQKSLIGLAITGNISEFFDMFLIGFAVNSLLKDPNWNLNGNEIGIILAMSGLGTVIGAILWGHLADRIGRKVSFFWCVLLFTLFTFISVFTPDNAWIMLAALRVLVGVGVGGLNIVSIPYIQEFVPAKQRGLLSGLASVFIPLGLFLGSLASKMVGDNWRLLIALGAAPIFLLLWLRAVPESPRYLQTQGRTDEARKALAWALEIPVNKLGELPAPTHTEAASYSIIFSNYLRPLVIITLGSFSFILGSSVIQSWGQTILGSGYAFDTGMVANLFMLVSLGDLLGRLTSAWLADKIGRRWTMFSFGLIGACGLLIAAISTTTGDSAHAGWIFFTGILIAMTFGDGAFGILNAFGAEQFPNEARSTGLGLGYGIGATAKIFGPALLGAMFGAKVTLDSIAPAFTFFAALLLLGGITYLFATETKGKSLDTI, from the coding sequence ATGAGTGACATCGCTGTACCCTCAGCGCACCCAACAGCGCTACAACAAATCGACTCACGCCCACTCACCCGAAACCAAAAAAGCCTCATCGGCCTAGCCATCACCGGAAACATCTCCGAATTCTTCGACATGTTCCTCATCGGCTTCGCCGTAAACAGCCTGCTCAAAGACCCCAACTGGAACCTCAACGGCAACGAAATCGGCATCATCCTTGCCATGTCCGGCCTTGGCACCGTCATCGGCGCCATCCTCTGGGGACACCTCGCCGACCGCATCGGACGCAAAGTCAGCTTCTTCTGGTGCGTCCTGCTCTTCACCCTCTTCACCTTCATATCCGTCTTCACCCCCGACAACGCCTGGATCATGCTGGCCGCCCTGCGCGTCCTCGTCGGCGTCGGCGTCGGCGGACTCAACATCGTCTCCATCCCCTACATCCAAGAATTCGTCCCCGCTAAACAACGCGGCCTACTATCCGGACTCGCCTCCGTATTCATCCCCCTAGGCCTATTCCTCGGCAGCCTCGCCTCCAAAATGGTCGGCGACAACTGGAGACTGCTCATCGCCCTGGGAGCTGCGCCAATCTTCCTCCTCCTATGGCTACGAGCCGTGCCCGAATCACCCCGCTACCTACAAACCCAAGGCCGTACCGACGAGGCCCGAAAAGCCCTCGCCTGGGCACTAGAAATCCCTGTCAACAAACTCGGTGAACTACCTGCCCCCACCCACACCGAAGCAGCCTCATACTCCATTATCTTCAGCAACTACCTACGGCCACTAGTCATCATCACCCTCGGATCCTTCAGCTTCATCCTCGGATCCTCCGTCATCCAATCCTGGGGCCAAACCATCCTTGGCTCCGGCTACGCATTCGACACCGGCATGGTCGCCAACCTCTTCATGCTCGTCTCACTCGGTGACCTCCTCGGCCGCCTCACCTCCGCCTGGCTCGCCGACAAAATCGGCCGCAGATGGACCATGTTCAGTTTCGGACTCATCGGCGCCTGCGGACTACTCATCGCAGCTATCTCCACAACCACCGGTGATAGCGCCCACGCCGGATGGATCTTCTTCACCGGAATCCTCATCGCCATGACCTTCGGCGACGGAGCCTTCGGCATCCTCAATGCCTTCGGAGCTGAACAATTCCCCAACGAAGCCCGATCCACCGGACTCGGCCTCGGATACGGCATCGGAGCCACCGCCAAAATCTTCGGACCCGCACTCCTGGGCGCAATGTTCGGAGCAAAAGTCACCCTCGACTCCATCGCCCCAGCCTTCACCTTCTTCGCCGCACTCCTACTCCTCGGCGGTATCACCTACCTCTTCGCCACCGAAACCAAAGGCAAATCACTCGACACCATCTAA
- the rpsO gene encoding 30S ribosomal protein S15, whose translation MSLDAETKKQIMEEYATHEGDTGSPEVQIALLTKRINDLTQHSREHKHDHHSRRGLLLLVGRRKRMLRYLADIDIERYRSLIKRLGLRH comes from the coding sequence GTGTCGCTGGACGCCGAAACCAAGAAGCAGATCATGGAAGAGTACGCCACGCACGAGGGTGACACCGGTTCGCCTGAGGTGCAGATCGCGCTCTTGACCAAGCGCATCAATGACCTCACCCAGCACAGCCGTGAGCACAAGCACGACCACCACAGCCGTCGTGGCCTGCTCCTTCTGGTTGGTCGCCGTAAGCGCATGCTGCGTTACCTCGCAGACATCGACATCGAGCGCTACCGCTCACTCATCAAACGTCTTGGTCTGCGTCACTGA
- a CDS encoding polyribonucleotide nucleotidyltransferase — protein MEGPEITFAETVIDNGKFGKRTIRFETGRLAKQAAGSVTAYIFEDEMDTGTALLSTTTAGKTPKDQFDFFPLTVDVEERQYAAGKIPGSFFRREGRPGTDAILTCRLIDRPLRPSFVKGLRNEVQVVITVLASHPDYQYDVLAINAASASTQISGLPFSGPVGGVRVSLIDGQWVAFPDFSHAEKSTFDMVVAGRIVGQNADGSDDVAIMMVEAESTESTWQLVKNEGKTAPTEEVVAEGLEAAKVFIAQLCKAQSELAATAAKEVREFPLFLDYQDDVYAAVEAASGEKLRELLSVADKQEREDGIDDLKEELKSSLAGTEEEPGEFAGREKEISAAYKAVQKNLVRERILREQVRIDGRGLADIRALSAEVEVLPRVHGSAIFERGETQIMGVTTLNMLRMEQQVDSLSPHTRKRYMHNYNFPPFSTGETGRVGSPKRREIGHGMLAERALVPVLPSREEFPYAIRQVSEALGSNGSTSMGSVCASTLSLLNAGVPLRAPVAGIAMGLVSAEIDGEMKYAALTDILGAEDAFGDMDFKVAGTREFVTAIQLDTKLDGIPASVLGGALKQAREARFHILDVMLEAIDTPDEMSPFAPRVISVQVPVDKIGEVIGPKGKMINQIQEDTGADISIEDDGTVFIGATDGPSAEAARAAVNAIANPQMPEVGERFLGTVVKTTTFGAFISLLPGKDGLLHISEVRKLVGGKRIDVVDDVLAVGQKVQVELKEIDPRGKLSLAVVLTEEQQAAAEAAASEGASSSSSSEGESDSRPRRRGGRGDNGGRRPRRDDDDAPRPRRRRRTHHDDNVESGTNTREAKELVDSAKASEGASNSSEEA, from the coding sequence ATGGAGGGTCCAGAAATCACGTTCGCCGAAACCGTCATCGACAACGGAAAGTTCGGCAAGCGCACCATTCGGTTCGAAACCGGACGTCTCGCAAAGCAGGCCGCAGGCTCGGTCACTGCTTACATCTTTGAAGATGAGATGGACACCGGCACCGCTCTGCTGTCCACCACCACCGCGGGCAAGACACCCAAGGACCAGTTCGACTTCTTCCCGCTGACCGTTGACGTTGAAGAACGCCAGTACGCTGCGGGCAAAATTCCCGGTTCGTTCTTCCGCCGTGAAGGCCGCCCCGGCACCGACGCGATCCTGACCTGCCGCCTCATCGACCGCCCGTTGCGTCCCTCCTTTGTGAAGGGCCTGCGCAACGAGGTTCAGGTTGTCATCACCGTTCTCGCTAGCCACCCGGACTACCAGTACGACGTGCTGGCGATCAACGCAGCATCGGCATCCACGCAAATTTCCGGTCTGCCGTTCTCTGGCCCGGTCGGTGGCGTCCGTGTTTCTTTGATCGACGGACAGTGGGTTGCTTTCCCTGACTTCTCACACGCCGAGAAATCCACCTTCGACATGGTTGTTGCAGGCCGCATCGTTGGCCAGAACGCTGACGGCAGTGACGATGTTGCCATCATGATGGTGGAAGCTGAATCCACGGAATCCACGTGGCAGCTGGTGAAAAACGAAGGCAAGACCGCCCCGACCGAAGAGGTCGTTGCCGAGGGGCTCGAAGCCGCCAAGGTGTTCATCGCGCAGCTGTGTAAAGCCCAGTCCGAGCTGGCCGCTACCGCTGCCAAAGAGGTCCGCGAATTCCCGCTGTTCCTTGACTACCAGGACGATGTTTACGCCGCTGTTGAGGCAGCTTCTGGTGAGAAACTCCGCGAACTGCTCTCAGTAGCAGACAAGCAGGAACGCGAAGACGGCATCGATGATCTGAAAGAAGAACTCAAGTCTTCGCTCGCCGGAACTGAAGAAGAACCAGGCGAATTTGCTGGGCGGGAAAAAGAAATTTCCGCCGCCTACAAAGCCGTCCAAAAGAACCTGGTCCGCGAGCGCATTCTGCGTGAGCAGGTCCGCATCGATGGCCGTGGCTTGGCCGATATTCGGGCACTCTCGGCCGAAGTTGAGGTGCTTCCACGAGTTCACGGTTCGGCGATCTTCGAACGCGGTGAAACCCAGATTATGGGCGTGACCACCCTGAACATGCTCCGCATGGAGCAGCAAGTGGACTCGCTGAGCCCGCATACGCGCAAGCGGTACATGCACAACTACAACTTCCCGCCGTTCTCCACTGGCGAGACCGGGCGCGTTGGTTCGCCTAAGCGTCGCGAGATCGGTCACGGCATGCTGGCCGAACGCGCGCTCGTGCCTGTTCTTCCCAGCCGTGAAGAATTCCCATACGCAATCCGTCAGGTCTCTGAAGCCCTCGGATCTAACGGGTCGACCTCGATGGGGTCGGTCTGTGCATCGACGCTGTCACTGCTCAACGCCGGTGTGCCGTTGCGCGCCCCAGTTGCTGGTATCGCGATGGGTCTGGTCTCGGCCGAAATCGACGGCGAAATGAAGTACGCGGCGCTGACCGACATCCTTGGCGCCGAAGATGCCTTCGGTGACATGGACTTCAAGGTTGCCGGTACGCGCGAATTCGTTACCGCTATTCAGTTGGACACCAAGCTCGACGGCATCCCTGCCTCCGTGCTTGGCGGGGCTTTGAAGCAGGCCCGCGAAGCTCGCTTCCACATCCTCGACGTCATGCTCGAGGCCATCGACACCCCCGACGAGATGAGCCCCTTCGCGCCTCGCGTGATCTCGGTTCAGGTTCCCGTCGACAAGATCGGTGAAGTCATCGGCCCGAAGGGCAAGATGATCAACCAGATCCAGGAAGACACTGGTGCAGACATCTCGATCGAAGATGACGGCACCGTCTTCATTGGTGCTACTGACGGCCCCTCGGCCGAAGCAGCACGTGCCGCTGTCAACGCGATCGCTAACCCACAGATGCCAGAGGTTGGCGAACGCTTCCTTGGCACAGTGGTCAAGACCACCACGTTCGGTGCGTTTATCTCCCTGCTTCCGGGCAAAGACGGCCTCTTGCACATCTCTGAAGTGCGCAAACTGGTCGGTGGCAAGCGCATTGACGTGGTCGATGATGTTCTGGCAGTGGGTCAGAAAGTGCAGGTTGAGCTTAAAGAAATCGACCCGCGCGGAAAGCTGTCCCTTGCCGTTGTGCTGACCGAAGAGCAGCAGGCAGCAGCCGAGGCTGCAGCTTCCGAAGGAGCTAGCTCCAGCTCCAGTTCCGAAGGTGAAAGCGACTCCCGTCCGCGTCGCCGCGGCGGACGAGGTGACAACGGTGGGCGCCGCCCGCGTCGCGACGACGATGACGCCCCGCGTCCCCGCCGTCGCCGCCGGACGCACCACGATGACAATGTCGAATCCGGCACGAACACTCGCGAGGCCAAAGAGCTCGTCGACTCCGCTAAAGCTTCCGAGGGCGCAAGTAACTCCTCCGAAGAAGCCTGA
- a CDS encoding sugar kinase — protein sequence MSTYELTTFGEAQIRLTVHRGERLATCSDLRLTPAGSEANVAGLLAQLARRTTYATVLPGGDLACRFLSEYRGAGVDLSHVVRVPEGRMALYFLEPGDPPMPARVTYDRHHTAFRDITPNTFNWDALLDTDVLFVTGITAALTPSTAATVTYAVTQAHRRGVRVALDVNYRSLLWTPAQARAVLEPLFDKVDILFCSRSDAHKLFGLDGDGPAINAQLHAMYNTINHVISTDGINGVYYSGIEGKSIHAVETVPITDRPGAGDSFVAATLHGYLGNSVKDGIIWGLRTSKLALTHHGDLTHVTPEELAIPTTADILR from the coding sequence ATGAGCACCTACGAACTAACCACCTTCGGCGAAGCCCAAATCCGACTCACCGTCCACCGCGGCGAACGCCTAGCAACCTGCAGCGACCTCCGGCTCACCCCAGCAGGCTCCGAAGCCAACGTCGCCGGCCTACTAGCCCAACTCGCCCGCAGAACCACCTACGCCACAGTACTACCCGGAGGAGACCTCGCCTGCCGATTCCTCTCCGAATACCGCGGCGCAGGCGTCGACCTTTCCCACGTCGTCCGTGTCCCAGAAGGCCGCATGGCCCTCTACTTCCTCGAACCAGGCGATCCACCCATGCCCGCCCGCGTCACCTACGACCGCCACCACACCGCCTTCCGCGACATCACCCCCAACACCTTCAACTGGGACGCACTGCTAGACACCGACGTCCTCTTCGTCACCGGCATCACCGCCGCACTCACCCCATCCACCGCCGCCACCGTCACCTACGCCGTCACCCAAGCCCACCGACGCGGCGTCCGCGTCGCCCTCGACGTCAACTACCGCAGCCTCCTGTGGACCCCAGCCCAAGCACGAGCAGTCCTCGAACCCCTCTTCGACAAAGTCGACATCCTCTTCTGCTCACGCTCAGACGCCCACAAACTCTTCGGCCTCGACGGAGACGGGCCCGCCATCAACGCCCAACTCCACGCCATGTACAACACCATCAACCACGTCATCTCCACAGACGGCATCAACGGCGTCTACTACAGCGGCATCGAAGGAAAATCCATCCACGCCGTCGAAACTGTCCCCATCACCGACCGCCCAGGAGCAGGCGACTCCTTCGTCGCCGCCACCCTCCACGGCTACCTCGGCAACAGCGTCAAAGACGGAATCATCTGGGGACTACGCACCTCAAAACTTGCCCTCACCCACCACGGCGACCTCACCCACGTCACCCCCGAAGAACTCGCCATACCCACCACAGCAGACATCCTGCGCTGA
- a CDS encoding molybdopterin-dependent oxidoreductase, with translation MSSRHVSHWGVYDAHRSPDGTDIESVTPWSDDTAPSALLDNVPGAVTRPSRVQRPAVRRRWWEHGPGPDRERGRAGSNQDWITPGWDEVLDRLADELGRVYHDHGAQAVFGGSYGWASAGRFHHAQSQLHRFLNTLGGYTQGVNTYSTGASEVLFPHILTDESALTQFATTWDVIAEHTETLIAFGGVPLKNTGIDAGGAGDHPTGRALDALHSRGANLVVVSPLRDDLPGARWVPVSPGTDTALMLAMTHVLLEENLADSEFLEKYCSGADTYADYILGRSDGEPKSARWAEEITGIKAEEIQALARLAAETRTLVTVSWSLQRARHGEQPMWAALALAAHLGQIGLPGGGFASGYGSMNKPGCSSTPLRFPALPQGQNPVSEFIPVAKISDLLLHPGEEFTYDGGTYTYPDIRLVWWAGGNPFHHHQDLGRLTNAFTRPDTIIVSDPYWTSTARHADIVLPSTTTFERDDIGGARSGARLTPMRALVSRYCEARDDYDIYAALAERLEVGEVFTENRDAQEWLRHLYGVFEEDVAQGRITPPGMEVPELPSFEEFWDSEGIDLPRLGSIVAFEDFRADPDENPLPTPSGRIELTSETIAALELPDCPGHPTWLAPTEYLGANYANTFPLLLLANQPASRLHSQLDDGATSMASKVAGREPIRLNPADAAARGIDTGDVVLVSNDRGACLAGAILSDAVRQNVVQLSTGAWFDPYDPQVHGPEAGQAGLRVGTCVHGNPNVLTADVATSGLSQGCTGQHVLVEVVRWDGPVPEVSVHEAPC, from the coding sequence ATGAGTTCCCGCCATGTCTCCCACTGGGGTGTGTACGACGCCCACCGTTCCCCCGATGGAACCGACATCGAATCTGTCACCCCCTGGTCCGATGACACTGCACCATCTGCCCTACTGGATAACGTGCCAGGCGCGGTCACGCGCCCCTCACGTGTACAACGCCCTGCTGTACGACGCCGCTGGTGGGAACACGGCCCAGGACCTGACCGCGAGCGCGGGCGCGCTGGCTCTAATCAAGACTGGATCACCCCAGGGTGGGATGAGGTGCTTGACCGTCTCGCCGATGAGCTAGGTCGCGTTTACCACGACCATGGCGCGCAGGCAGTTTTCGGGGGCTCCTACGGCTGGGCAAGCGCAGGGCGTTTTCATCACGCGCAGAGTCAACTTCACCGCTTTCTCAACACATTGGGCGGATATACGCAGGGCGTTAATACATATTCAACGGGAGCGTCGGAAGTTCTTTTCCCGCACATCCTTACGGACGAGTCCGCCCTGACTCAGTTCGCGACCACGTGGGACGTCATCGCTGAGCACACAGAAACGCTCATCGCTTTTGGTGGAGTTCCTTTAAAAAACACTGGAATTGATGCAGGAGGCGCAGGTGATCACCCCACCGGGCGAGCGCTTGATGCTTTACATTCCCGTGGCGCGAACCTTGTGGTTGTTTCACCGCTGCGCGATGACCTACCTGGAGCGCGCTGGGTACCTGTTTCTCCTGGAACGGACACGGCGCTCATGCTCGCGATGACCCATGTTCTGCTCGAAGAGAATCTCGCTGATAGCGAATTTCTGGAGAAGTACTGCTCGGGTGCTGACACGTATGCCGATTACATCCTTGGCCGCAGTGATGGTGAGCCGAAATCCGCGCGCTGGGCGGAGGAGATTACGGGGATTAAGGCTGAAGAGATTCAAGCCTTAGCGCGCTTGGCCGCTGAAACGCGCACACTCGTCACTGTTTCGTGGTCATTGCAGCGAGCTCGCCATGGTGAACAACCCATGTGGGCTGCGTTGGCGCTTGCGGCTCATTTGGGGCAGATCGGTCTTCCTGGTGGTGGGTTTGCCAGCGGGTATGGGTCGATGAATAAGCCAGGCTGTTCCTCTACGCCGCTACGGTTCCCAGCTTTGCCTCAAGGGCAGAATCCAGTTAGTGAGTTCATCCCGGTTGCCAAGATCAGTGATTTGCTTCTTCATCCGGGTGAGGAGTTCACGTATGACGGTGGCACTTACACGTATCCCGATATTCGTCTGGTGTGGTGGGCCGGAGGAAATCCCTTCCATCACCATCAAGATCTGGGGCGTCTGACGAATGCTTTTACCCGTCCAGACACGATCATCGTTTCTGATCCTTACTGGACGTCTACAGCACGTCACGCAGACATCGTTCTTCCCTCCACCACTACTTTTGAGCGTGATGATATTGGTGGGGCGCGTTCGGGGGCGCGGCTAACTCCGATGCGAGCGCTGGTTTCTCGGTACTGCGAGGCTCGTGATGACTACGACATTTACGCAGCTTTGGCCGAGCGGCTTGAGGTGGGTGAGGTTTTCACTGAGAACCGTGATGCGCAGGAGTGGCTGCGTCACTTGTACGGAGTTTTTGAGGAGGATGTCGCTCAGGGCCGTATCACGCCGCCGGGGATGGAGGTGCCGGAGCTGCCATCGTTTGAGGAGTTTTGGGATAGCGAGGGGATTGATCTGCCTCGGCTGGGTTCCATTGTGGCGTTTGAGGATTTCCGGGCGGATCCTGATGAGAATCCGTTGCCTACTCCGTCGGGTCGCATTGAGCTGACGAGCGAGACGATTGCTGCGCTTGAGTTGCCTGATTGCCCGGGGCACCCAACGTGGCTGGCTCCTACAGAGTATTTGGGTGCGAACTATGCCAATACATTCCCGTTGTTGTTGTTGGCTAATCAGCCTGCTTCGCGGCTGCATTCTCAGCTTGATGACGGTGCTACATCGATGGCTTCGAAGGTGGCTGGTCGGGAGCCGATTCGTTTGAATCCTGCGGATGCTGCGGCGCGGGGTATTGATACCGGAGATGTCGTTTTGGTGAGCAATGATCGCGGGGCTTGTCTGGCGGGGGCGATTTTGAGTGATGCTGTGCGCCAGAACGTTGTGCAGTTGTCGACGGGGGCATGGTTTGACCCGTATGACCCGCAGGTGCATGGGCCAGAGGCTGGCCAGGCTGGGCTACGTGTGGGGACGTGTGTGCACGGTAATCCGAATGTGTTGACTGCTGATGTTGCTACCTCTGGTTTGTCGCAGGGGTGTACTGGTCAGCATGTTTTGGTGGAGGTTGTGCGTTGGGATGGCCCGGTTCCGGAGGTGAGTGTGCATGAGGCTCCGTGTTGA
- the ulaG gene encoding L-ascorbate 6-phosphate lactonase, with amino-acid sequence MSKIDEITREKWILGAFPEWGTWLNEEIDNTHVEPGTVSMWWIGCTGIWLKTENGTNIATDLWFGNGKRTQKVTEMKPYHQMRNMTGGRALQPNLRAAPIVYDPFAVTQVDAVLATHIHQDHIDPFFAAAVLKNCSPDVPFIGPQGCADLWISWGVPEERITVVKPGDTVQIKDVEIVMLDSFDRTVLVTSSEDLEGTVPTMDDKAVNYLFKTPAGNIYHSGDSHYSIRYAKHGKDHHIDVALGSYGENPIGNQDKMTSVDILRMAEALGTKVVIPFHHDVWTNFKADPMEILMLWRYKKDVLQYQFKPFLWEVGGKFTYPTDKDKIQYHYRRGFEDCFTEEQNVPFPSIL; translated from the coding sequence ATGAGCAAAATCGACGAAATCACCCGCGAAAAATGGATCCTCGGAGCATTCCCCGAATGGGGAACCTGGCTCAACGAAGAAATCGACAACACTCACGTCGAACCAGGCACCGTCAGCATGTGGTGGATCGGCTGCACCGGTATCTGGCTCAAAACCGAAAACGGCACCAACATCGCCACCGACCTATGGTTCGGCAACGGCAAACGCACCCAAAAAGTCACCGAAATGAAGCCTTACCACCAGATGCGCAACATGACCGGTGGACGAGCACTCCAACCCAACCTGCGCGCAGCACCCATCGTCTACGACCCCTTCGCCGTAACCCAGGTCGACGCTGTCCTGGCCACCCACATCCACCAAGACCACATCGACCCCTTCTTCGCCGCAGCAGTCCTGAAAAACTGTTCGCCAGACGTCCCCTTCATCGGCCCACAAGGCTGCGCCGACCTCTGGATCTCATGGGGTGTCCCAGAAGAACGCATCACCGTCGTCAAACCCGGTGACACCGTACAAATCAAAGACGTCGAGATCGTCATGCTCGACTCCTTCGACCGCACCGTCCTGGTCACCTCCTCCGAAGACCTCGAAGGCACCGTCCCCACCATGGACGACAAAGCAGTCAACTACCTATTCAAAACCCCCGCCGGGAACATCTACCACAGCGGCGACTCGCACTACTCCATCCGCTACGCCAAACACGGAAAAGACCACCACATCGACGTCGCCCTAGGCTCCTACGGCGAAAACCCCATCGGCAACCAAGACAAGATGACCTCCGTGGACATCCTGCGCATGGCCGAAGCCCTCGGCACCAAAGTGGTCATTCCGTTCCACCACGACGTATGGACCAACTTCAAAGCCGACCCCATGGAAATCCTCATGCTGTGGCGCTACAAGAAAGACGTCCTGCAGTACCAGTTCAAACCATTCCTCTGGGAAGTCGGCGGCAAATTCACCTACCCCACTGACAAAGACAAAATCCAATACCACTACCGCCGCGGCTTTGAAGACTGCTTCACCGAAGAACAAAACGTCCCATTTCCCTCCATCCTCTAA
- a CDS encoding APC family permease, which yields MTQSTPEDRKHLGMLRLKPVEDILHQQDDESAVAGETGQFVKRLGLKDLIGFGVGMIIGTGIFTLTGIEAKNHAGPAVVSAFLIAGAVSGLAALCYAELAAAVPTAGSAYTYTYATIGEIFAWIIGWDLVLEFALGAAVVSRGWSGYMLHLFPWLPSSLFGEGSVINLGAIGIAIILGVVATIGVRESAWVTNLLVAVKVSICVFIIALGAFFVKAQNWQPFIPPSQPSAADTASGLKQPLSQWVFGFEPAAFGIGGVLTATAVVFFAYSGFESVANMAEESTNPAKDMPRGLIGALVLCMILYMGVSAVITGMVPYNRIDEGAPLAAAFTSVGLGWAGVLISIAAICGLTSVILVDIVGMGRIGFAMGRDKLLPAWIGRLHPKYGTPSRMTLLTTAFVVLLGGFVPLAELADMVAIGTLFAFVVVSVAVPVLRRTCPDLKRPFRVPFSPVVPIISVLACLFLMTNLSLETWIRFLVWFGIGVVIYVTYSYRHARVGSESTAG from the coding sequence ATGACTCAATCAACCCCAGAAGACCGAAAGCATCTCGGCATGCTCCGGTTAAAACCGGTGGAAGACATCCTCCATCAGCAGGACGATGAGTCCGCTGTCGCCGGTGAAACTGGCCAATTCGTCAAACGCCTCGGGTTGAAAGACCTCATCGGTTTCGGCGTAGGCATGATCATCGGCACCGGGATTTTCACCCTCACCGGGATCGAGGCCAAGAACCACGCAGGCCCAGCCGTGGTCTCGGCCTTTCTTATTGCCGGAGCAGTGAGCGGGTTGGCTGCGCTGTGCTACGCCGAGCTCGCTGCCGCTGTCCCGACTGCGGGATCGGCATACACCTACACATACGCCACCATTGGTGAGATCTTCGCGTGGATCATCGGGTGGGACCTGGTTCTGGAATTCGCGCTCGGTGCTGCCGTGGTATCGCGAGGATGGTCGGGATACATGCTGCACCTGTTCCCCTGGTTACCGAGTTCATTATTCGGTGAAGGATCAGTCATCAATCTCGGGGCTATCGGGATCGCCATCATTCTTGGGGTGGTTGCCACGATAGGGGTCCGTGAGAGCGCCTGGGTCACCAACCTGCTTGTGGCAGTCAAAGTTTCCATTTGTGTGTTCATCATTGCGCTCGGTGCCTTCTTCGTGAAAGCGCAGAACTGGCAGCCATTCATTCCACCGTCGCAGCCCAGTGCTGCCGACACCGCATCAGGATTGAAGCAGCCTCTTTCGCAGTGGGTGTTCGGTTTTGAGCCCGCAGCATTCGGGATTGGTGGAGTGCTTACCGCAACGGCAGTGGTTTTCTTCGCCTATTCCGGGTTCGAATCAGTAGCGAACATGGCTGAAGAATCCACGAACCCCGCCAAAGACATGCCTCGAGGACTGATCGGCGCGTTGGTACTGTGCATGATTTTGTACATGGGCGTCTCCGCTGTGATCACCGGAATGGTTCCCTACAACCGCATTGATGAAGGGGCTCCTTTGGCTGCAGCGTTCACCTCTGTCGGGTTGGGGTGGGCTGGAGTTCTGATCTCTATCGCTGCGATTTGTGGCCTGACTTCGGTGATTTTGGTGGACATCGTAGGGATGGGGCGGATCGGTTTCGCGATGGGCCGAGACAAACTTCTACCAGCGTGGATTGGTCGGTTGCATCCCAAGTACGGCACCCCCTCGAGGATGACGCTTTTGACGACGGCTTTTGTTGTCCTTCTTGGCGGCTTCGTTCCGTTGGCGGAACTGGCTGACATGGTCGCCATCGGAACACTGTTTGCGTTTGTCGTTGTCAGCGTGGCTGTGCCGGTGCTACGGCGAACTTGCCCAGACCTGAAACGGCCTTTCCGGGTCCCGTTCTCACCCGTTGTGCCAATAATTTCGGTGTTGGCATGCCTGTTTTTGATGACCAACTTGTCTTTGGAGACGTGGATTCGGTTCCTGGTGTGGTTTGGGATCGGTGTGGTTATTTACGTGACGTACAGCTACCGGCATGCCCGCGTTGGTAGTGAGAGCACGGCTGGTTGA